The Chryseobacterium sp. G0186 genome includes the window TTAGCATCTTGATTCTTGGATCTTGAGTCTCTATTCTTGTCTCTTCCCCCTCATTTCACTAATATTGCACTTTCTCTATTTAACATAACTATTATTCCAACCATGTTGACAACCGAACTACAGCGTACCATAGATTTTAAGACAAAACCTTTAGGAGCATTGGGACATCTGGAGCATCTTGCCCATAAAATAGGGATGGTTCAAAAAACAATTTATCCTAAACTATCCCACCCTCATATGGTAGTTTTTGCTGCTGATCATGGCATTGCAACTGCTGGGGTGAGTGCCTATCCACAGGAAGTTACCTATCAGATGGTGATGAATTTTCTAGGTGGTGGAGCTGCCATTAACGTTTTTTGCAGACAAAATGGAATTGAAATTAAGATCGTAGATGCCGGTGTCAATTTTGATTTTCCGGAAGGATTGAATTTAATAGATCATAAAGTCAGAAAATCAAGCCGTAATATTCTGGAAGAGCCTGCAATGACATTGGAAGAGTATGAGAAAACTCTGGAAAACGGACGTTCAGTAATTGCAGAAATTATACAAACAGGGTGCAATATCATTGGTTTTGGGGAGATGGGAATTGGAAACACTTCCGCTTCTTCACTGATGATGAGTAAATTATTCGATTTACCGATTGTAAGCTGCATCGGACGTGGGACTGGATTGAATGACGATCAGTTACAGAACAAGATCAGTATTTTGTCAACTGCAATAGAAAAATATCCTGATACTAAAACGCCTGATGAAATTGCCCAGACCTTTGGTGGATTGGAAATTGCCCAGATGATAGGGGCTATGGAAGAAGCCTTCCGTCAGAATATGTTGATTATGGTAGATGGGTTTATTGCTACAGTCGCCATAGCCACAGCATGGAAAAAGAATCCGGAAATACTGAACAATTGTATATTCTGCCACGTAAGTGATGAAAATGCCCATCTTCAATTGTTAGATTTATTGGGACAAAAAGCCTTGCTGAATCTTAATTTACGTTTAGGAGAGGGAACTGGTTGCGCGCTGGCATATCCCATTATTCAAAGTGCGGTTAATTTTTTGAATGAAATGTCAAGTTTTGAAGATGCCCATGTTTCAAATAAAGAATAAATGAAGACCATAAAAAATGAACTGATCTATTTTGCAACGGCATTGATGTTTTTCACAAGAATTCCGGTTCCGTTTACCATACCGTATTCCAATGAGATTATGAATAAATCTCAGAAATATTTTGCCTGGGTAGGGCTGTTGGTAGGGCTGATTAATGCAGTTATTCTGTATCTTTCTTTTCAGCTTTTCAACCTTGAAATAGGGATTATTCTGATGATGATCAGCAGTGTTTTACTGACCGGAGCGTTTCATGAGGACGGATTTACCGATGTTTGTGACAGTTTTGGAGGCGGATATGGAAAAGAGAAGATCCTCACCATTATGAAAGACAGTAGAGTGGGAGCTTATGGAGCTGTAGGAATTGTTTTACTGTTTGCTCTAAAATTCTTTAGTATTCAGGCTTTGGGAACTATTGATCTGCTTAAAACCTTAGGAATTATTGTTCTGGCGCATACCTCAAGCCGGTTTATTGCCGGAACGATGATCTATACCCATCAATATGTTACAGATATTGACGTAAGTAAATCTAAGCCTCTGGCGAATAAGCCCTTGGATGGGAGGTCTCTGTTGGTAGGACTTATCAGTGTTTTACTGTCCTTTACTTTGGTTCCGGATTGGCGTTTGCTATTGGCCCTTGCACTGGCATATGTAGGGAAGATCTGCATGGGGTGGTACTTTAAAAAGCATATCGGTGGTTATACCGGAGATTGTCTGGGATCTGTACAACAGGTTTGTGAGGTCTTATTTTATTTAGGAACAATGATCGTATGGAAATTCATCTGATCCGACATACCGCTGTAGAAAATCCGGAAAATTTGTGCTACGGATTTGCCGAAATGCCTTTACGAAAAGATTTTTCTGAAGATTTTAAACCGTTGAATCTGGATAAGGATTTTGATTTAATTTTCTCAAGCCCTGCCCAACGTTGTTGCCTTTTGGCGGACCATTTCAAATTTGATTATACAACAGACGAGAGACTAAGGGAAATGAATTTTGGAAACTGGGAACTTAAAAAATGGACTGAAATTCCTGAAGAAGA containing:
- the cobT gene encoding nicotinate-nucleotide--dimethylbenzimidazole phosphoribosyltransferase, with the protein product MLTTELQRTIDFKTKPLGALGHLEHLAHKIGMVQKTIYPKLSHPHMVVFAADHGIATAGVSAYPQEVTYQMVMNFLGGGAAINVFCRQNGIEIKIVDAGVNFDFPEGLNLIDHKVRKSSRNILEEPAMTLEEYEKTLENGRSVIAEIIQTGCNIIGFGEMGIGNTSASSLMMSKLFDLPIVSCIGRGTGLNDDQLQNKISILSTAIEKYPDTKTPDEIAQTFGGLEIAQMIGAMEEAFRQNMLIMVDGFIATVAIATAWKKNPEILNNCIFCHVSDENAHLQLLDLLGQKALLNLNLRLGEGTGCALAYPIIQSAVNFLNEMSSFEDAHVSNKE
- a CDS encoding adenosylcobinamide-GDP ribazoletransferase, which encodes MKTIKNELIYFATALMFFTRIPVPFTIPYSNEIMNKSQKYFAWVGLLVGLINAVILYLSFQLFNLEIGIILMMISSVLLTGAFHEDGFTDVCDSFGGGYGKEKILTIMKDSRVGAYGAVGIVLLFALKFFSIQALGTIDLLKTLGIIVLAHTSSRFIAGTMIYTHQYVTDIDVSKSKPLANKPLDGRSLLVGLISVLLSFTLVPDWRLLLALALAYVGKICMGWYFKKHIGGYTGDCLGSVQQVCEVLFYLGTMIVWKFI